The following coding sequences are from one Dreissena polymorpha isolate Duluth1 chromosome 8, UMN_Dpol_1.0, whole genome shotgun sequence window:
- the LOC127843160 gene encoding uncharacterized protein LOC127843160, protein MANLADVFTESERTNWLKALLAINIAKSGLEQFAENEAKTLHGNIYNAILTSGAVACTGCQTANLLKCPSSGICKKRGAQGLCTSVHDTASKQPRPCPANVCNKVLNEIAKQHKYHNPSWKNTVAIHWASNPWEIAKAYFPPEGYAEKASAQDTDFNGIISFFMNCKHFDNKFSFPIAPGKTHPPCLLTKARDIGRTVRHSSTCNVTDTDLQGMFITLTSLLTDQGLANDVAAQEAVRKLAKLQTDVLKLTTEEIINLLESARNELKKVEHITENITKAMDEMRIYIENCRKDLNAHTDKCKMELDEHTGKCKEHLDKHRQKSTETDYTEACKDFRRRLMAHYDDTFSNIPLSNLDQSLDKRIVDIYATPNIHRIQIEKDGKRIKHEQVRTYTDIFYTDREPNRRIYLQGEPGSGKSTFSAKLVHDWSHGIQLTSATPSKITAFDDVSTIQKFKFLFFVTLRDSKDQADVTQMIKKQLIDTTFSEDERADVYKLFVQIMNTEICFVIREGLDEWVPPDGSNLAEPSMAGFQNDKCTVLTTSRPWKLADERIKNSHIENLFEIKGISDPYAFSENIIRCLIDHSKDLKETAIKLQSFVEDRELESLFSSPMLYTLVICTWVNTFEEEEEHFFEESSRCALYTTLLESLCKKANSTTGYFNDSNPPPVHCFSSTSYLQPNIEHLDKLAEVACKLLFSSERESSIVFSDITLSNYFSPDELKVRKKFALKAGILTNRKHKSRTGRSNSFVHKTVQELLAAYHIACNTYVIDDVRSRYLKLKNTSYLEISQVLIFLCGMNISAANKLSALMNQYDLKHCNRYKYDVEDCLDGDPCEFQRIIESGISEAVANKQEGILLKLSHFYIDESNIRELHDIWPTDTCNVEVLIVSLDMNDFLSSPALGESTTHFEFNLSSCQTLRKLCLWGSGILLRDTASSVRSEFPICIVLNNADPAQCADTPPILPSITDIFFKSVTCSSTCLHSLFSTLLALNHYVECTLKCVITSCVEGSDICTKAVIGTNSGGQFRMHSIKNDSPGLWEALHGLNITSLSLDGYKDDGFRLNHTELFWKFLSSLTHLESLSLKVCDIPSLCKALHGMNIDYLSLRLSDKFQDLEENDLDLLSKSLLSLIRMKTLKIKTPGEDFPGLWEALRGLNITSLSLSSWETYGLIVNHVESLSECVTSLKHLTTLSISVCGDNPLLWEALRGLNIKSLSLKLTSGDLTVAHGESLSQSLSSLTQLKSLSINAFGDDTGLWKAFRFLNIKHLSLDIRKVKHVETSSKSLSSLAKLETLSIRVSRKSPGLFEALCGLNIKSLRLFLMDREMCSGVNHEESSSQYLLSLNLLETLSIDVEYDIPNLWNALHGLNIKSLSLTLNNRAGRVRVNHEESSSQNLVSLNQLETLTINVYYGIPNIWNALHGLNITSLSLNVRNGWTHIESISQALVSFTKMETLSLSPDIYVRWEVLRGLNIKSLSLDFWHLPRHILHKQTVEFVSQV, encoded by the exons ATGGCGAATCTAGCCGATGTGTTCACTGAGTCGGAAAGAACGAACTGGCTGAAGGCATTGCTTGCAATTAATATTGCAAAGTCTGGCCTAGAGCAGTTCGCGGAGAACGAGGCTAAAACTCTACACGGCAATATATACAACGCAATTTTGACAAGTGGCGCAGTCGCGTGTACTGGCTGTCAAACAGCAAACTTGCTGAAATGCCCTTCGTCGGGGATATGCAAAAAACGTGGAGCGCAAGGGCTATGCACATCTGTGCATGACACCGCGTCCAAACAACCGCGACCATGTCCTGCTAATGTTTGCAATAAAGTCCTTAACGAAATTGCAAAGCAACATAAATATCACAATCCTTCGTGGAAAAATACAGTAGCGATTCACTGGGCATCAAATCCATGGGAAATTGCCAAGGCTTATTTTCCTCCAGAAGGTTACGCTGAAAAGGCGTCGGCTCAAGATACTGACTTCAACGGCATCATCAGTTTTTTTATGAACTGTAAACACTTCGATAACAAGTTTTCGTTCCCCATAGCTCCAGGAAAAACACATCCACCATGCCTTTTAACAAAG GCGCGAGACATAGGAAGAACTGTACGTCATTCGTCTACGTGCAATGTCACAGACACAGATCTTCAGGGCATGTTCATAACACTGACAAGCCTGTTGACTGACCAAGGTCTAGCAAACGACGTTGCTGCGCAGGAGGCTGTTAGGAAGCTAGCAAAG CTACAAACCGACGTTCTGAAGCTAACAACGGAGGAAATCATTAATTTGTTAGAATCTGCACGAAATGAACTGAAGAAAGTAGAACATATAACTGAAAATATAACTAAAGCTATGGATGAGATGCGTATTTACATTGAAAACTGTAGAAAGGATCTCAATGCACACACAGACAAATGTAAGATGGAACTTGATGAACACACGGGCAAATGTAAAGAGCACCTGGATAAACATCGTCAAAAGTCTACAGAAACAGACTACACTGAAGCTTGTAAAG ATTTTCGCAGACGGTTGATGGCACATTACGATGACACTTTTAGCAATATTCCTCTTTCGAACTTGGATCAGAGTCTTGATAAGCGTATAGTAGATATATACGCAACGCCGAATATACACcgaattcaaattgaaaaagatgGAAAACGCATAAAACATGAGCAAGTACGGACATACACAGATATATTTTACACAGATCGTGAGCCCAATCGACGTATATACCTACAAGGTGAACCCGGCAGCGGAAAATCTACATTTTCAGCTAAGTTAGTTCATGACTGGTCCCATGGAATCCAGCTTACGTCGGCAACCCCCAGTAAAATTACTGCATTCGATGACGTTTCAACAATTCAAAAATTCAAGTTCCTATTTTTCGTCACATTGAGAGATTCGAAAGATCAGGCAGATGTGACGCAGATGATAAAGAAGCAACTTATTGATACAACATTTTCCGAAGACGAACGAGCCGATGTGTACAAACTTTTCGTACAAATAATGAACACTGAAATCTGCTTCGTAATACGGGAAGGTCTAGATGAATGGGTGCCTCCTGATGGTAGTAACCTAGCTGAACCTTCCATGGCTGGATTTCAGAACGACAAGTGCACGGTACTAACGACATCTCGACCATGGAAACTTGCTGATGAACGTATCAAGAATTCGCATATCGAAAATCTTTTTGAAATCAAGGGGATTAGTGATCCGTATGCATTTAGTGAAAATATAATTCGATGCCTAATTGACCACTCGAAAGATCTTAAAGAAACTGCGATTAAATTGCAGTCGTTCGTGGAAGATCGTGAGCTCGAATCATTATTTTCTTCACCTATGTTGTACACGCTTGTCATATGTACTTGGGTAAACACatttgaggaggaggaggaacaTTTTTTTGAAGAATCGTCACGGTGTGCACTTTACACTACTCTGCTTGAAAGTCTTTGTAAAAAAGCCAACAGTACGACTGGTTATTTTAACGATTCAAACCCGCCACCAGTGCACTGTTTTTCTAGCACAAGTTACCTTCAGCCAAACATTGAACACTTAGATAAGCTAGCAGAAGTAGCTTGTAAATTGCTTTTCTCTTCTGAGAGAGAATCGTCTATTGTTTTCAGTGATATAACATTATCCAACTATTTTTCTCCGGATGAGCTCAAAGTTCGCAAGAAGTTTGCTCTCAAGGCAGGGATATTAACAAACAGGAAACATAAAAGTCGAACAGGAAGATCCAACTCATTTGTCCACAAAACTGTGCAGGAACTTCTCGCAGCATATCATATCGCCTGCAATACATACGTTATTGATGACGTCAGATCAAGATACCTTAAACTCAAAAATACATCATATCTCGAAATATCGCAAGTTCTCATATTTCTGTGTGGAATGAACATCTCTGCTGCGAATAAATTGTCGGCTTTGATGAATCAATATGACCTTAAACATTGCAATAGATATAAGTACGATGTTGAAGATTGTCTGGATGGGGATCCCTGTGAGTTTCAGCGTATCATTGAGTCTGGAATCAGTGAGGCAGTAGCCAACAAGCAGGAAGGCATACTGCTGAAACTTAGTCACTTTTATATTGATGAAAGCAACATAAGAGAATTACATGACATATGGCCGACAGACACGTGCAACGTCGAGGTCTTAATTGTCAGTCTTGACATGAATGACTTTCTGAGTTCACCTGCACTTGGCGAGTCTACAACTCATTTTGAGTTTAACCTGTCATCGTGCCAAACTTTGAGGAAATTGTGTCTATGGGGCAGCGGCATATTGCTGAGAG ATACAGCAAGCTCGGTCAGATCAGAATTTCCGATCTGTATTGTACTTAACAACGCAGATCCAGCCCAATGTGCAGACACTCCCCCAATACTGCCCAGCATAACAGACATTTTCTTTAAAAGTGTCACATGTTCCTCAACCTGTCTACACAGTCTGTTCAGCACGCTGTTGGCACTCAATCATTACGTGGAGTGTACGCTAAAGTGTGTCATAACATCGTGTGTAGAGGGATCAGATATATGTACAAAAGCAGTCATAGGGACGAATTCAGGCGGTCAATTTCGCATGCATTCTATAAAGAATGACAGTCCCGGTCTATGGGAGGCTCTTCATGGTCTGAATATCACCAGTCTTAGCCTGGATGGCTATAAAGATGATGGATTTCGTTTGAATCATACAGAACTGTTCTGGAAGTTTCTATCATCGCTCACACATCTGGAAAGTCTTAGTCTTAAGGTTTGTGACATTCCCAGTCTGTGCAAGGCCCTCCATGGTATGAATATCGATTATCTGAGTCTGAGATTGAGTGATAAGTTTCAAGATTTGGAAGAGAACGATTTAGATTTATTGTCGAAGTCTCTATTGTCGCTTATAcggatgaaaacgcttaaaattaAAACGCCTGGAGAAGACTTTcccggtctgtgggaggctctccgtGGTTTGAATATCACGAGTCTTAGTCTGAGTAGTTGGGAGACTTACGGTTTGATTGTGAATCATGTAGAGTCGTTGTCGGAGTGTGTAACATCTCTAAAACATCTGACAACACTTAGTATTTCTGTGTGTGGAGACAATCCCCTACTGTGGGAagctctccgtggtctgaatatcaagagtctgagtctgaaaTTAACCAGCGGAGATTTGACAGTGGCTCATGGAGAGTCTTTATCGCAGTCTCTTTCATCTCTCACACAGCTGAAATCGCTCAGTATTAATGCTTTTGGAGACGACACCGGTCTGTGGAAGGCTTTCCGTTTTTTGAATATCAAGCATCTGAGTCTTGATATTAGGAAAGTGAAACATGTAGAGACGTCGTCAAAGTCTCTATCATCACTTGCAAAACTGGAAACGCTTAGTATACGTGTTTCAAGAAAGAGTCCCGGTCTGTTTGAGGCCCTCTGTGGTCTTAATATCAAGAGTTTGAGACTGTTTCTAATGGACCGGGAAATGTGTTCGGGAGTGAATCATGAAGAGTCGTCGTCACAGTATCTATTATCGCTTAACCTGCTGGAAACGCTGAGTATTGATGTAGAGTATGACATTCCAAATCTTTGGAatgctctccatggtctgaatatcaaaaGTTTGAGTCTGACGCTAAATAACCGGGCTGGTCGTGTGAGAGTGAATCATGAAGAGTCGTCGTCGCAGAATCTAGTATCACTCAACCAGCTGGAAACGCTGACTATTAATGTGTATTATGGCATTCCAAATATTTGGAATGCTCTTCATGGTCTGAATATCACGTCTTTGAGTCTGAACGTTAGGAATGGTTGGACTCATATAGAATCGATATCGCAGGCTTTAGTGTCGTTCACAAAGATGGAAACACTCAGTTTGTCTCCGGACATCTACGTTCGGTGGGAAGTTCTCCGTGGACTGAATATAAAGAGTTTGAGTCTGGATTTTTGGCATTTGCCAAGACACATACTACATAAACAAACAGTAGAGTTTGTGTCGCAAGTTTAA